A single window of Tumebacillus sp. BK434 DNA harbors:
- a CDS encoding 16S rRNA (uracil(1498)-N(3))-methyltransferase, with protein MQRYFVEPEGIQGDRVTITGDDVKHIVRVMRMEPGDEVIVCDGVGHAYRVELTGLGSEQVTGRIAERLAGTSEARVKITLAQGLPKGDKMDLIVQKGTEAGISRFLPVEMARCIVQYDNKKEQKRRERWQKIAKEAAEQAHRTIIPSVGVGMTFKQLLNHLDGFDLVIVPYEGEKARGLRDVLQEHGQPEHICVVIGPEGGIADGEIEAALAAGAIPVTLGPRIMRTETAGLVAAACICYQFGEMGG; from the coding sequence GTGCAGCGCTATTTTGTGGAGCCGGAAGGAATTCAAGGGGATAGGGTGACGATCACCGGTGATGATGTCAAACACATCGTCCGCGTCATGCGCATGGAGCCGGGCGATGAAGTGATCGTCTGTGACGGGGTCGGACACGCCTACCGCGTGGAGCTGACCGGGCTTGGCAGCGAGCAGGTCACCGGCCGCATCGCGGAACGGCTGGCGGGCACTTCGGAAGCGCGCGTAAAAATTACCTTGGCGCAAGGCTTGCCAAAAGGTGATAAAATGGATTTGATTGTCCAAAAAGGCACAGAAGCGGGCATTTCCCGCTTCCTGCCCGTGGAGATGGCGCGCTGCATCGTGCAGTACGACAACAAAAAGGAACAAAAGCGCCGTGAGCGCTGGCAGAAGATCGCCAAAGAAGCGGCAGAGCAGGCGCACCGCACGATCATCCCATCGGTCGGGGTCGGGATGACGTTCAAGCAGCTCTTGAATCATCTCGATGGATTTGACCTGGTGATCGTGCCGTACGAAGGGGAAAAAGCGCGCGGACTGCGCGACGTGCTGCAGGAACATGGGCAGCCGGAGCACATCTGCGTGGTGATCGGACCGGAAGGCGGGATCGCCGACGGCGAGATCGAAGCGGCGCTGGCGGCGGGAGCGATTCCCGTGACGCTGGGTCCGCGCATCATGCGCACCGAAACGGCCGGCCTCGTCGCCGCAGCTTGTATCTGCTATCAATTTGGCGAGATGGGAGGGTAA
- the mtaB gene encoding tRNA (N(6)-L-threonylcarbamoyladenosine(37)-C(2))-methylthiotransferase MtaB, translated as MSTVAFHTLGCKVNSYDTEAIWHLFREKGYAQVEFDDMADVYVINTCTVTNTGDKKSRQMIRRAIRKNPEATVVVTGCYAQVAPDEILEIPGVDLVIGTQGREQIIEYVEQAQSEKNPFKVVASVRKQRHFEELDVPSFNDRTRASLKIQEGCNNFCTFCIIPYSRGFIRSRDPQNVIKQAKKLVEAGYYEIVLTGIHTGGYGDDLENYNLADLLVDLEREVPEIRRIRISSIEASELDDKMIDVLTRSKKVVRHLHIPLQSGSNRVLDRMNRKYTVEQFAERLQAVRVALPELAVTSDVIVGFPGETAEDFENTYHFIQDQHFADLHVFPYSARNFTPAAKYKDQVPEREKEARVTRLIQLANSLQVQYSAKFIGQTLEVIPEERDETGKLIGYTDNYIKVQFDGDDELLGEICAIRLDAAGPELSQGTFVERLTFTEREEPEVPANPFAGAMELEMI; from the coding sequence ATGAGCACAGTAGCTTTTCATACGCTGGGATGCAAAGTAAACTCGTACGACACAGAAGCGATCTGGCATCTGTTTCGCGAGAAAGGATATGCGCAAGTCGAATTTGATGACATGGCAGACGTCTATGTGATCAACACCTGCACCGTCACCAACACCGGAGACAAGAAATCGCGTCAGATGATTCGCCGCGCGATCCGCAAGAACCCGGAGGCGACCGTCGTCGTCACCGGCTGTTATGCGCAGGTGGCGCCAGATGAGATTTTGGAGATTCCGGGTGTGGACCTCGTCATCGGCACGCAGGGGCGCGAGCAGATCATCGAGTACGTGGAGCAGGCGCAGTCGGAGAAGAACCCGTTTAAAGTGGTCGCGTCCGTCCGCAAGCAACGTCATTTCGAGGAGCTCGACGTGCCGTCGTTCAATGACCGAACGCGGGCGTCGCTGAAGATTCAGGAAGGATGTAACAATTTCTGCACCTTCTGTATTATCCCGTATTCCCGCGGCTTCATTCGTTCCCGCGATCCGCAAAACGTGATCAAGCAGGCGAAGAAACTGGTCGAGGCGGGGTACTACGAGATCGTGCTGACCGGTATCCACACCGGCGGCTACGGCGACGATCTGGAGAACTACAACCTGGCCGACCTGCTGGTCGACCTCGAGCGCGAGGTGCCGGAGATCCGCCGCATCCGCATCTCTTCGATCGAAGCCTCGGAGCTCGATGACAAGATGATCGACGTGCTGACCCGTTCGAAGAAAGTCGTCCGCCATCTGCACATTCCGCTGCAGTCCGGCTCGAATCGCGTGCTGGACCGTATGAACCGCAAGTACACCGTCGAGCAGTTCGCCGAGCGCCTGCAAGCGGTGCGCGTGGCGCTGCCGGAGCTGGCGGTCACGTCTGACGTCATCGTCGGCTTCCCCGGCGAGACGGCGGAAGACTTCGAGAACACGTATCATTTTATTCAAGATCAGCATTTTGCCGACCTGCATGTGTTCCCGTACTCGGCGCGCAATTTCACGCCGGCGGCGAAATACAAAGATCAGGTGCCGGAGCGGGAGAAAGAGGCGCGGGTGACCCGTTTGATTCAACTGGCCAACTCCCTGCAGGTGCAGTATTCGGCCAAGTTCATCGGGCAGACGCTGGAAGTGATCCCGGAAGAGCGCGATGAGACGGGCAAGCTGATCGGCTACACCGACAACTACATCAAAGTCCAGTTCGACGGTGATGACGAGCTGCTCGGCGAGATCTGCGCGATCCGCCTTGATGCGGCCGGCCCGGAGCTTTCGCAAGGCACGTTCGTGGAACGCCTGACCTTCACGGAGCGTGAGGAGCCGGAAGTTCCGGCCAACCCGTTTGCCGGTGCGATGGAGCTGGAGATGATCTAA
- a CDS encoding GatB/YqeY domain-containing protein translates to MSLTERLTNEMKQAMKDKDKVRLSVIRMVRTAIKNAEIDSKTTLSDDDVIAVLNRELKQRRDSLQAFESAGRQDLIDDVNQEIAVLMDYLPAQMSEDEVRAIVKEVIAETGAAGKKDMGKVMSALMPKVKGRADGKLVNQVVQAELQ, encoded by the coding sequence ATGAGTCTAACCGAACGCCTTACCAATGAGATGAAACAAGCGATGAAGGATAAAGACAAAGTCCGCTTGTCGGTTATTCGCATGGTTCGGACGGCTATCAAGAACGCTGAGATCGATAGTAAAACGACGCTTTCAGACGATGATGTGATCGCCGTATTGAATCGCGAACTCAAACAACGTCGTGATTCCCTCCAAGCATTTGAATCTGCAGGCCGCCAGGATTTGATTGATGATGTTAACCAGGAGATCGCAGTCCTGATGGATTATCTTCCGGCGCAAATGTCCGAAGATGAGGTCCGTGCTATCGTCAAGGAAGTCATCGCGGAGACCGGCGCTGCTGGAAAGAAGGACATGGGGAAAGTCATGTCCGCGCTGATGCCCAAAGTGAAAGGGCGTGCCGATGGCAAGCTCGTGAACCAAGTGGTGCAAGCAGAACTCCAATAA
- a CDS encoding Na/Pi symporter encodes MIWKSLLLFVLGMSGFLAGMWIMRTGMERMAIDRLPQIISRFVKTPTRGLVTGTALSALIHSSAGVSIISIGLVSAGVMTFADSLGVILGTNIGTTFTTQMLSFDLDMLIIPSVVIGVILSLVLRGTYKYIGLAVLGFAAIFLALELIERALAPLSQMPWFKDILAESSHHPLLGVLAGCVLTAIITSSTATTMLTIVLAGQGLIGLEGAIAIILGNNIGTCITSVLAAIGQPLNAKRVALAHVILNVLGVLIFLPFISALADLCRLFSDNIGVQVATSHLLFNVISSLAVWPFTKWYADLVVWLMPDRTVKP; translated from the coding sequence ATGATTTGGAAGTCTCTTTTGCTGTTTGTGCTCGGCATGTCCGGCTTTTTGGCGGGGATGTGGATCATGCGCACCGGGATGGAGCGCATGGCGATCGACCGCCTGCCGCAGATCATCTCCCGCTTTGTCAAAACTCCGACCCGCGGCCTCGTCACCGGCACGGCGCTGTCGGCGCTGATCCACTCCAGCGCCGGGGTCAGCATCATCTCGATCGGCCTCGTCTCCGCCGGGGTGATGACGTTTGCCGACTCGCTTGGCGTCATCCTCGGCACCAACATCGGGACGACCTTTACCACGCAGATGCTGTCCTTCGACCTCGACATGCTGATCATTCCGTCGGTGGTCATCGGCGTCATCCTGTCGCTGGTACTGCGCGGCACCTACAAGTACATCGGGCTCGCCGTGCTCGGCTTTGCGGCGATCTTCCTCGCGCTGGAGCTGATCGAACGGGCGCTGGCCCCGCTCAGCCAGATGCCGTGGTTTAAAGACATCCTCGCCGAGTCTTCACATCACCCGCTGCTCGGTGTGCTCGCCGGGTGTGTGCTGACGGCGATCATCACGTCCTCGACGGCGACGACGATGCTGACGATCGTTTTGGCCGGACAAGGGCTGATCGGCCTCGAAGGGGCGATCGCGATCATCCTCGGCAACAACATCGGCACCTGCATCACGTCGGTGCTCGCCGCGATCGGCCAACCGCTGAATGCGAAGCGGGTGGCGCTGGCGCATGTGATCTTAAATGTGCTCGGCGTGCTGATCTTCCTGCCGTTCATCTCCGCGCTCGCCGATCTGTGCCGGCTGTTCTCCGACAACATCGGCGTGCAGGTCGCAACGTCACACCTGCTGTTTAACGTGATCTCGTCGCTTGCGGTCTGGCCGTTTACGAAATGGTACGCCGATCTCGTGGTCTGGCTGATGCCCGACCGCACGGTGAAACCGTAG
- the yqfD gene encoding sporulation protein YqfD, protein MVGRWLLDFWRGYVVVTLRGERIPELLNRATEQGILFWEIRQVREHVYRLRMHREDVKALRGLLSRTRTRIHFERKLGVPFLAWRAWRRKFFVAGALTFLVALYTLTAFVWEVQVTGELKEVQEERILQAASEIGIHPGVLIGRLPDTDILQNQILDKVPELVWTGIQIQGTKITIQVVEKVPGVAPPSNRPQNIVAAKQGVVKTIQAHRGVAAVKRETFVKPGQVLISGALTDGKTNVHADGIVKAAVWYTSKLTVPLNTTRKAYTGEKVEKHFLTFWGHPVQIWGYGKIPYQQIEELSEDKALNIGDFVFPIQYRHSTYHEVKEEKVTLTKEQAEKEALRLARMDLQGKIGEDGTFTTQKVLRSTIKDGNLEVEVFSEVLENIGKPQGYAPAAPPADPTK, encoded by the coding sequence ATGGTAGGAAGGTGGCTGCTTGATTTTTGGCGGGGCTACGTCGTCGTGACCCTGCGGGGCGAACGCATCCCGGAACTGCTCAACCGGGCGACCGAACAGGGCATTCTGTTCTGGGAGATCAGACAGGTGCGCGAACACGTTTATCGCCTGCGGATGCACCGGGAGGATGTCAAAGCGCTGCGCGGGCTGCTCAGCCGGACGCGGACGCGCATTCATTTTGAACGCAAACTGGGGGTGCCTTTCCTTGCGTGGCGGGCGTGGCGGCGGAAATTTTTCGTCGCAGGCGCCCTGACCTTCCTCGTCGCGCTCTACACGTTGACCGCGTTCGTCTGGGAGGTGCAGGTGACCGGCGAGTTGAAAGAGGTGCAGGAAGAGCGCATTTTGCAGGCGGCATCGGAGATCGGAATTCACCCGGGCGTCTTGATCGGCAGACTGCCCGACACCGACATTTTGCAGAATCAAATTTTGGACAAAGTCCCCGAGCTCGTCTGGACGGGAATCCAGATCCAAGGCACGAAGATCACGATCCAAGTGGTCGAAAAGGTCCCCGGCGTCGCACCGCCGTCGAACCGGCCGCAGAACATCGTCGCCGCCAAGCAAGGCGTGGTCAAGACGATCCAGGCGCACCGCGGCGTGGCGGCCGTCAAGCGCGAGACGTTCGTCAAACCGGGGCAGGTGCTGATCTCCGGCGCCTTGACGGACGGTAAGACCAACGTGCACGCCGACGGCATCGTCAAAGCGGCCGTCTGGTACACCTCCAAGCTCACCGTGCCGCTGAACACGACCCGCAAAGCGTATACCGGGGAAAAGGTGGAGAAGCATTTCCTGACCTTCTGGGGGCATCCGGTGCAGATCTGGGGCTACGGCAAGATCCCGTATCAGCAGATCGAGGAGCTCTCCGAGGACAAGGCGCTGAATATCGGTGACTTTGTCTTCCCGATCCAGTACCGCCATTCGACGTATCACGAAGTCAAAGAAGAAAAAGTGACGCTGACCAAGGAGCAGGCGGAAAAAGAAGCGCTTCGCCTGGCAAGAATGGATCTTCAGGGCAAAATCGGCGAGGACGGCACGTTCACCACACAAAAAGTTTTGCGGAGCACCATAAAAGATGGTAATTTAGAGGTAGAAGTATTCAGTGAAGTGCTTGAAAACATTGGCAAACCGCAAGGGTATGCGCCGGCAGCTCCGCCGGCCGATCCGACCAAATAG
- the rpsU gene encoding 30S ribosomal protein S21, which yields MSEVKVRKNESLDSALRRFKRATAKDGILAEVKKRKHYEKPSVARKKKSEAARKKKKY from the coding sequence GTGTCAGAAGTCAAGGTTCGCAAAAATGAATCTTTGGATAGCGCACTTCGTAGATTTAAGCGTGCGACCGCAAAAGACGGTATTCTCGCGGAAGTCAAGAAGCGCAAACATTACGAAAAGCCCAGCGTTGCCCGTAAGAAAAAATCCGAGGCTGCTCGCAAGAAGAAGAAATACTAA
- the floA gene encoding flotillin-like protein FloA (flotillin-like protein involved in membrane lipid rafts) has protein sequence MDATLVGMLVLVAIGVILLAVIFTFVPVMLYISAWASGVRVSIFTLIGMRLRRVIPSRIVNPLIKAHKAGLNLTTNQLESHFLAGGNVDRVVNALIAAERADINLAFERAAAIDLAGRDVLEAVQMSVNPRVIETPIVAAVAKNGIEVKVSARVTVRANIDRLVGGAGEETILARVGEGIVTTIGSAESHKQVLENPDAISQTVLSKGLDAGTAFEILSIDIADVDVGKNIGAELQTDQAEADKRIAQAKAEERRAMAVAREQEMRAYVEEMRAKVVEAESEVPRAMAEALRSGKLGAVDYLNLQNLMADTEMRSSFSNLNDDDKSGGGDLTKK, from the coding sequence ATGGATGCAACGCTCGTCGGGATGTTAGTCCTGGTTGCGATCGGCGTCATTTTATTGGCAGTTATTTTTACGTTTGTTCCTGTTATGCTGTATATTTCCGCCTGGGCATCCGGGGTGCGGGTGTCGATATTCACCTTGATCGGGATGCGCTTGCGCCGGGTCATTCCGTCGCGGATCGTCAACCCGCTGATCAAAGCGCACAAGGCAGGTCTGAACCTGACCACCAACCAGTTGGAAAGCCATTTTCTCGCCGGCGGCAACGTCGACCGCGTCGTCAATGCGCTGATCGCAGCGGAGCGCGCCGACATCAACCTGGCGTTTGAACGGGCGGCTGCGATCGACCTCGCCGGGCGCGACGTGTTGGAAGCGGTGCAGATGTCGGTCAACCCGCGCGTCATCGAAACGCCGATCGTCGCTGCGGTCGCCAAGAACGGGATCGAAGTAAAAGTCAGCGCCCGCGTCACCGTGCGCGCAAACATCGATCGCCTCGTCGGCGGCGCCGGGGAAGAGACGATTCTCGCCCGCGTCGGCGAAGGCATCGTCACGACGATCGGTTCGGCCGAGTCGCACAAGCAGGTGTTGGAGAACCCGGATGCGATCTCGCAGACCGTTTTGTCCAAAGGTCTGGACGCAGGCACGGCGTTTGAAATCCTGTCGATCGACATCGCTGACGTCGATGTCGGCAAAAACATCGGGGCGGAGCTGCAGACCGACCAGGCGGAAGCGGACAAGCGCATCGCCCAGGCGAAAGCGGAAGAGCGCCGCGCGATGGCGGTCGCCCGTGAGCAGGAGATGCGGGCGTACGTGGAAGAGATGCGCGCGAAAGTCGTGGAAGCCGAATCGGAAGTCCCGCGCGCGATGGCCGAAGCGCTGCGCTCCGGCAAGCTCGGCGCGGTCGACTATCTCAACCTGCAGAACCTGATGGCCGACACAGAAATGCGCTCATCCTTCTCCAACCTGAACGATGATGACAAATCTGGAGGCGGAGACCTCACCAAGAAGTAG
- the prmA gene encoding 50S ribosomal protein L11 methyltransferase has translation MKWAEVQVSTTQEVIEAVSAILERYGATGVVIEDSSDLTRTWEDRYGEIYGLNPADFPESGVRVKAYVSLETWQEAMLAEIQAEVTALAELGLDPAPGLVTVRIADEEEWADEWKKYYHPVRVTERLTIKPTWEEYVPEREDEIIIELDPGMAFGTGTHPTTALCMRTLERVLKPGDTVVDVGAGTGILSIACAKLGAERVLALDLDPVAVQVAGENIELNGESGKVTVRANDLLQGVTERFDVVVANILAEIILLMIPSAAAVMKENATLITSGIIKEKAELVRTALQEHGFAITDTITEEDWVALVAKLERS, from the coding sequence ATGAAGTGGGCTGAAGTACAAGTCTCCACCACGCAAGAGGTGATCGAAGCGGTTTCGGCGATTCTGGAGCGATACGGCGCGACGGGCGTCGTCATCGAGGACAGCAGCGACTTGACCCGCACGTGGGAAGATCGCTATGGCGAAATCTACGGGCTGAACCCGGCCGATTTTCCGGAATCGGGCGTGCGTGTGAAGGCGTATGTCTCGCTGGAGACGTGGCAGGAAGCGATGCTTGCGGAGATTCAGGCGGAAGTGACCGCCTTGGCCGAACTCGGGCTCGACCCGGCGCCGGGTCTCGTGACAGTTCGCATCGCCGATGAGGAAGAATGGGCGGATGAGTGGAAAAAATACTACCATCCGGTGCGCGTGACCGAGCGCTTGACGATCAAGCCGACGTGGGAGGAATATGTGCCGGAGCGCGAGGATGAGATCATCATCGAGCTCGACCCGGGCATGGCGTTTGGCACCGGCACGCACCCGACGACCGCGCTGTGCATGCGCACGCTGGAGCGCGTCCTCAAGCCGGGCGACACCGTCGTCGATGTCGGCGCCGGAACGGGCATCCTTTCCATCGCCTGCGCGAAGCTGGGGGCAGAGCGGGTGCTGGCGCTCGACCTCGACCCGGTGGCGGTGCAAGTCGCCGGCGAAAACATCGAGCTGAACGGCGAGAGCGGGAAAGTCACCGTCCGCGCCAACGACCTGCTGCAAGGCGTGACCGAGCGATTCGACGTGGTCGTCGCGAACATCCTGGCCGAGATCATCCTGCTGATGATCCCAAGTGCCGCCGCCGTGATGAAAGAGAACGCCACCTTGATCACGTCGGGCATCATCAAGGAGAAGGCCGAACTGGTGCGCACCGCCTTGCAGGAGCACGGCTTTGCCATCACCGATACGATCACCGAAGAAGACTGGGTTGCGCTCGTGGCCAAACTCGAGAGGAGCTGA
- the yqfC gene encoding sporulation protein YqfC, which produces MRTKWRQRVQQLAAEMLDVPKDSVLDLPRITLIGGLQLYVENYRGVKEFRDDLLRLALNQGELYVHGKELTIKAIFPAEVVIEGNISGIQYKD; this is translated from the coding sequence GTGCGCACCAAGTGGCGTCAACGAGTACAACAACTGGCAGCTGAAATGTTAGACGTGCCAAAAGACTCAGTCCTCGATCTGCCCCGCATCACCCTCATCGGTGGACTGCAATTGTATGTGGAGAACTATCGCGGTGTCAAAGAGTTTCGAGATGACTTGCTTCGCCTGGCGCTGAACCAAGGCGAACTGTACGTGCATGGCAAGGAATTGACGATCAAAGCGATCTTTCCTGCCGAAGTGGTGATCGAAGGAAACATCTCTGGCATCCAATACAAAGATTAA
- a CDS encoding class I SAM-dependent rRNA methyltransferase, with translation MASVYLNKKRKKRLEAGHPWVFKGEIARIEGEPNPGDIVTVHANNGMFLAKGYFNPRSQIQVRVMTYNPDEVIDRAYFVRRIQEAYDFRKRMLHDTGGCRLVYGEADFLPGLVVDKFGDTLVVQILSLGMEVRKQEIIDALLQVVQPKAIYERSDVGVRELEGLEQTTGLLHGELDETIVIQENGLKMIVDVVGGQKTGYFFDQQENRAAIKDYVQTGVDGQPGAAVLECFSHTGSFTVHAAAFGAKQITCLDISEHAIDTAIRNVEINGMEDDADFEFVVADAFEQLREWEREGRQWDTVILDPPAFAKSKHAVAGAVRGYKEINLRGMKLVKERGFLITASCSYHMHPDLFLETIQEAAIDAKKILRLVEFRTAGRDHPKIHGMDENNYLKFAVFEVRSRK, from the coding sequence ATGGCCAGCGTTTATCTGAACAAAAAGCGCAAAAAGCGCTTAGAAGCAGGGCACCCCTGGGTGTTCAAAGGCGAGATCGCCCGCATCGAAGGCGAGCCGAATCCGGGCGACATCGTCACCGTCCACGCCAACAACGGCATGTTTTTGGCGAAAGGGTATTTCAACCCGCGCTCGCAAATCCAAGTGCGCGTGATGACCTACAACCCGGACGAGGTGATCGACCGGGCCTATTTCGTCCGCCGCATCCAAGAGGCGTACGACTTCCGCAAGCGCATGCTGCACGACACGGGCGGCTGCCGTCTCGTCTACGGGGAAGCCGACTTTCTGCCGGGGCTGGTCGTCGATAAATTCGGCGACACGCTCGTCGTGCAGATCCTCTCGCTCGGCATGGAAGTGCGCAAGCAGGAGATCATCGACGCCCTGCTGCAGGTCGTCCAGCCCAAAGCGATCTATGAGCGCAGCGATGTCGGCGTGCGCGAACTGGAAGGCCTGGAGCAGACGACCGGGCTTCTGCACGGCGAATTGGACGAGACGATCGTGATTCAGGAAAACGGCCTGAAGATGATCGTCGACGTCGTCGGCGGACAGAAGACCGGCTACTTTTTCGACCAGCAGGAGAACCGCGCCGCGATCAAAGACTACGTGCAGACCGGCGTGGACGGCCAGCCGGGCGCTGCGGTGCTGGAATGCTTCTCGCACACCGGCTCGTTTACCGTACACGCTGCGGCGTTCGGCGCGAAGCAGATCACCTGCCTCGACATCTCCGAGCACGCGATCGACACGGCGATTCGCAACGTCGAGATCAACGGGATGGAGGACGACGCCGATTTTGAATTTGTCGTCGCCGATGCATTTGAGCAACTGCGTGAGTGGGAGCGGGAAGGGCGCCAGTGGGACACGGTGATCCTCGACCCGCCGGCGTTCGCCAAATCGAAGCATGCGGTGGCCGGCGCGGTGCGCGGCTACAAGGAGATCAACCTGCGCGGGATGAAGCTGGTCAAAGAGCGCGGCTTTTTGATCACCGCGTCGTGCTCCTACCACATGCACCCGGATCTGTTCCTCGAAACGATTCAGGAGGCGGCGATCGATGCGAAGAAAATTCTGCGCCTCGTCGAGTTCCGCACCGCCGGCCGCGACCATCCGAAAATTCACGGCATGGATGAAAATAATTACCTGAAATTCGCCGTTTTTGAAGTGAGAAGCCGAAAATAG
- the deoC gene encoding deoxyribose-phosphate aldolase: MIIDHTLLKADASPEAIDKLCEEARTYHFFSVCVNPVYVPRAAKNLAGSKVKVCTVIGFPLGANTTEVKAFEAQDAVAKGAHEVDMVISVGLLKAGELKAVYEDIKAVVDAVGDQALTKVIIETSLLTDLEKAIASLLTAAAGADFVKTSTGFSTGGATPEDVSLMRAAVGPHVGVKASGGVRSLEDAVSVMNAGANRLGCSAGVAIAQGQTAKSSY; encoded by the coding sequence ATGATCATCGACCACACGCTGCTCAAGGCGGACGCATCCCCGGAGGCGATCGACAAGCTGTGCGAAGAAGCACGCACCTACCACTTCTTCTCGGTCTGCGTCAATCCGGTCTATGTGCCGCGGGCAGCCAAAAACCTTGCCGGCAGCAAGGTCAAAGTCTGCACCGTCATCGGCTTCCCGCTGGGCGCGAACACGACGGAGGTCAAAGCGTTCGAAGCGCAGGACGCTGTGGCTAAAGGCGCGCATGAAGTGGACATGGTCATCTCCGTCGGCCTGCTCAAAGCGGGCGAACTGAAAGCGGTCTACGAAGACATCAAAGCGGTGGTCGACGCGGTCGGCGATCAGGCGCTGACCAAAGTGATCATCGAAACATCCCTGCTCACCGATCTGGAAAAAGCGATCGCTTCGCTGCTGACGGCAGCGGCCGGCGCTGATTTTGTGAAAACGTCGACCGGCTTCTCCACCGGCGGCGCGACTCCGGAAGACGTGTCGCTGATGCGCGCGGCTGTCGGCCCGCACGTCGGCGTCAAAGCTTCCGGCGGCGTGCGCTCGCTGGAAGATGCGGTCAGCGTGATGAACGCCGGCGCCAACCGCCTCGGCTGCTCGGCCGGCGTGGCGATCGCTCAAGGCCAGACCGCCAAGTCCAGCTACTGA
- a CDS encoding nodulation protein NfeD, producing the protein MKRRFRCLIICLLMLLPFAGLSAPDAKAAAEGSVFVIPVENEIETGLTASLRRAFSLAEEEQARAIVLDIDTLGGRVDAAMEIGELIRSTEIPVIAFVQSKAISAGSYIAINAPQLAMAPGATIGAAEVRQSDGEQADPKVVAFWRAEMIAAAEHTGRDTKIVSGMVDRNVEIPGVKAKGELVSLSAEQAVAHKLVDGIFPDLKAALVHYGYGDVAMHVYQPTLSEQIGRFVTQPLVIPLLLVIGLMGLTWEIVVPGKLFPGVIGGASLALYFWGHMAAGFAGWESVILFAAGLVLMIAEIFVAGFGIVGALGVIALGSGVVLAAHDTSYGLKAMLLAIILSVVLGAVLFKYFGHLGMWKKIILTDQQEKADGYVPAKSNRHMLYQTGRTVTPLRPSGTAVFQGQRFDVVSEGSWLPVDAEVQIVLIEGTRIVVRPASGESNKVIPVLQDEEKEQK; encoded by the coding sequence ATGAAACGGCGATTTCGATGTCTGATCATTTGTTTGCTGATGCTGCTGCCGTTTGCGGGACTTTCCGCACCGGACGCCAAGGCGGCAGCGGAAGGCAGCGTTTTTGTGATCCCGGTGGAAAATGAGATTGAGACCGGCCTGACCGCTTCGCTGCGCCGGGCGTTCAGTCTGGCGGAAGAAGAGCAGGCGCGGGCGATCGTGCTCGACATCGACACGCTGGGCGGCCGGGTCGACGCGGCAATGGAGATCGGCGAACTGATCCGCAGCACCGAGATCCCGGTGATCGCCTTCGTGCAGAGCAAAGCGATCTCCGCCGGGTCGTACATCGCGATCAACGCGCCGCAGCTGGCGATGGCGCCGGGCGCGACGATCGGCGCGGCCGAAGTCAGGCAGAGCGACGGCGAGCAGGCCGACCCGAAAGTGGTCGCTTTCTGGCGGGCGGAGATGATCGCCGCCGCCGAGCATACCGGGCGTGACACGAAGATCGTCTCCGGCATGGTCGACCGCAACGTCGAGATTCCCGGCGTGAAAGCAAAAGGCGAACTGGTCTCCTTGTCGGCGGAGCAAGCGGTGGCGCACAAACTGGTCGACGGCATTTTCCCCGATCTGAAAGCGGCGCTTGTTCATTACGGCTACGGGGATGTGGCGATGCATGTCTATCAGCCGACGCTGTCCGAGCAGATCGGCCGTTTCGTCACCCAGCCGCTGGTGATCCCGCTCTTGCTGGTGATCGGGCTAATGGGCTTGACCTGGGAGATCGTCGTGCCGGGCAAACTGTTCCCGGGCGTGATCGGCGGGGCGAGTCTGGCGCTGTATTTCTGGGGGCACATGGCGGCCGGCTTTGCGGGCTGGGAGTCGGTGATCCTGTTTGCGGCCGGCTTGGTGCTGATGATCGCGGAGATCTTCGTCGCCGGGTTCGGCATCGTCGGGGCGCTCGGCGTGATCGCGCTCGGTTCCGGCGTCGTGCTGGCGGCGCATGACACGTCCTATGGGCTGAAAGCGATGCTGCTGGCGATCATCCTGTCGGTGGTGCTGGGCGCGGTGCTCTTTAAGTATTTCGGCCATCTCGGGATGTGGAAGAAGATCATCCTCACCGATCAGCAGGAAAAAGCGGACGGCTACGTGCCGGCGAAGAGCAACCGCCACATGCTATACCAGACCGGGCGCACCGTCACGCCGCTGCGGCCGTCAGGAACGGCTGTGTTCCAAGGGCAGCGCTTCGACGTGGTCAGCGAAGGCAGTTGGCTGCCGGTCGATGCGGAGGTGCAGATCGTGCTGATCGAAGGCACGCGGATCGTCGTGCGGCCAGCCTCCGGGGAGTCGAACAAAGTCATTCCGGTACTGCAAGACGAAGAGAAAGAGCAAAAGTAG